GCCGCGGCTCCCGcaggcggggcgggcggggaagGCTCCTCCCCGGGCCGGCTGGAGCTCGGCTCGCCCCGCGGGGGCTGACACACGCACGTACACACGCACCCCGGTAACAAATGGCCCCGCCGTCTGCGGGAACACGCGGGTCGCCCTCGGGACGCGGCCCCGCAGCCCACTCCGCACCGGCGGCGGAAGTAGGAGCGGGACGGCCCGCGGCGGCCCGGAGCGGCTCCGCCCGGAAACCTGCGGCCCCGTGACTGCGCAGCGCTGAGCGGAGCTGCCGctggcccggccccggccccggccgtcAGTCGCTGCCGCGGCAGGTGGGTCCCGGCGGGAGGGGGACCCGGCGTGCCCGGGGCAGCGCAGAGTTCTCTCGGGCGGCGCTGGGTGTGCGGGGAGCTCCGGGTGCGGCCCGTCCCTGCGAGTTGCTGCCGCGGAACCGGCTCGCCGGGGGGGGAAGGTGTCCGTGGGGGCCTCCTAGAGAGCCGAAGGAGCAGGGTGCCGGGGAGCAGGGTGTGGCGGGGCTCCGGGAGGGGACTGAGTGGCGGCTGTGGCTCCGTGCCCCAGCTCGCCCTGCTGCACGCTGTCGCTGACAGGATGAAGCTGCGGCAGGTCTCCGACTTGAGTGACTTCAGCCGAGGCCACTGGCTGCGGGAGTTGCTGTGCCGCGGAGAAGAGCCCAAGCTCGTCCAGTCCAGCCCCGACGGGCAGcatgtcctgctcctgcagaagaGCCGGCCGCCCATCCTGCCGCGGGTGGTGGCCTTCCAGCGCCACAGCATCGCTGGAGCCGacctggagaggagctgggagccgCCCCAGCCAGCCCTTGTGGGactgctcttcctgcagagCCCAGTGGTACCAGACTCCTGGGTACTGGCCGTGGTGTGGGAACATGGCCGGACCGAGGTCTGGCACTTTGTGGTGGCcgtgggctggcagctgctgcagacactGGAGCTCTGCCAGGGTGCCCGGGCACGAGTTGTCTCCgtgtgcagccagggagccAACCTGGTGTGGTGTGAGGAGAGGCCGCCGCTGGGTGCTCACTCGGACATGAGCAAGTGTGCCTTCaggttctgtgtgtgtgcccGTGCTCTGGAGGTGGGGGAGCAGGGCGTGCGGCTGGGCGCTGCGAGGATAGTCCTGCACAACAGCCCCGAGTACCAGGTCCTGGCCTCTCCCCAACATGTCTTCCtagtgcctgctgctgccagctttgCCACCACTTCCAAATTCCTCCTCATCTGGCATCCAGAGAAGGCAGAATTCACCATCACAGCCCCCTCTGCAGGCTTCATCCACAGCAAGGTGCTGCACTCCAGCAGTGACTCAGACTTTAAGAAGCTCCTGCTGGGTTCTGTGGGCCTTCTCTCAGGTTTTGCGCCTCTGGACATTCACACCTCCACCATGTCCAACAGCGGGGGTCTGCTGCTGGTGAGCACAAAGGGTTCTGTGAGTATCGTGGAGCCAGATGGGACACAGAGGCATATCTTTGACCTGGAGGGCGGCCCCCTGGCCCAAGGGAGTCCTGTCCAGCTGAAGACTTTTGGCAACATCCTGGCTTGTGTGCTGGCTGGAGTACTGTACCTTGTTGACCAGAACAGTGGAAGGCTTGTAGAAAAGGAAGTCCTGAGCATGAAAGAAGTGCATTTCCTGGAGTCCCAGGACGAGGAGGACAGTATCCAGCTCCTCAGTCAGAGTGGCATCTACAGCTTTAGCTTTTCCAAACCTGAGGACAGCAGCAGGCCTGAGCCATGCCTGGTGGAGATGGTGTTTGAGGAGGCCTGCAGATATTATCAGAGGAGGAGCCTCAGCAGCTCCAAGCTGACGGTGGAGAAGTTGAAGAAAGGTGGTACATTCCAGGCTCCTGTGGTCCTCGCTgccatcctgcagcacagcctccaCCAGAAGCAGAAACCAGCCCGAAGCCTAGAAGACACGTATGCCAAGCTGTTGAGCACAgtgagcctggagctgcagagctacATGAGCCTGGAGCTCCTCAAAACTTGTGTGGTGTGTGCCCCAGAGAGTGAGGTGGAAAGCTACTGCAAGGAGCTGGTGGAGCAGGAGGTCAGCCGCATTCTCCAGTCTGACATGGACAAAGACAACTTGGCCTATCTGAACTCTGTCTTTGCCTCCTTCCCCAAGGCTGCCTGGAAGGCCAcaaggagctgcctgcagctgcagcagaatgGGGATGGTCTCTTGGTAGCCAGGGCCACCCCAGAGGTATGGAAGAAGGTCCTGTGTCAGCCgcagctggaggaggtgggTCAGAATGGGATGGTCCCACTCTTTGAGCTCATTTGCGCCTCTTTCCTGAGGTTCAAACCCAAGTGGTTGCCCAGCTTTGTGGAGCTGACCCAGCAGTACGTTAGCAGCTCGTGGTCATACAGCAGCAAGGAGGGCCCGGAGGGCCGGGTGCCACTGTACAAGAGAGCACTGGGAGTGCTGGCCCGAAAGAGCAAACACAGCGAGGCAGATGACGAGATGGAGCTggaactgctgctctgcagcaagaGGCCTAAGGCTGTGCTGCAAGCTCTGCACCTTCTCATCCATCTGAAGCAGTGGCAGCGGGTGGTGGAGGTGGCAGAGAAGTTCTCCAAACTCAGCCCCTTGCTTAACAAGGAGATATTCATCACACTGCTGGCTGAGTTTGCCCAGCACCGGGAGCTGGACCCTTACCTGGACAGGCTGTGGCCgctgtgccctgctgagctcaCCGCCTCAAACATCCTCACCATGGTTCTGCAGCACCTTCCTCATTCCCAGGAGGACCCAGTGCCCTTCTCCAGTGAGGGGAACCAGCTGACTGTGGGCTTGCTTAAGCCACTGCTGCAAAGGGTTGTGCAGCGTCCCAGTGTCCAAGATGAGATGTACTCAGATGCCCTGCAGAGCACCACCttcccccctcccaccccaccccgAGAGCACAAAATCCCCTCAAAAGTAGTGGCTGATGATGTTCCTCAGCCATCTATGGCAAGGACTTCCTCGCCTTCAACACTGCTACGGGATGACAGTGTGTGAAGGGGGGAAGGACAATGTCATCCCAAGCCCTGGGTGCACAAGGAAGGGAAATTTTACCTGTGTTGGCAGTACAGAAGCCTGCTCCTTTCTGAAGCATCCCTGCAGCATCTCGAAGAGCCTGGTGGGTGGCTGAGGTTGGGGGATCTCTGAGCCAGGGCAGGTTTTCTGTTATTCCTAGCAAGTGCAATTGTGCGTGTGCCAGTGGAGGAGCAAATGCCAGGTGCATTTGCAGATGAAAACACTGGCTGCACTACAGGACTACAGAACTGCTCCCTGcccaaagcactttttttgtttttcagtttgtttggCTCCTTTCTAGCTCCACTTCTACTTCCCTGATCCTCTGGTACTGGTGGTAGGCAGTACAGTCTTTCCCCCCCATTCTCTGGTCAGTGAGCTGGGTGCTACCTTCAAGCTCTGCCTGTGAGAGACAGGGCATGTTTCCTGCAGCTGGGTCACTGAATCCTGCTGCTTTGGGCTCAGTCAGATGCTAAATGCCTGTGTGGCACAGCTCCATGGCACTGGGGGTCCCAGCACACATGCTGGCAGTTGCAGCACACCACACGTTGTCTTGCCACAACTCCTCTGGGATCAGTCCTGTAGCTGTGACTGATTGCAGCTACTTAGCTCAAAAGAGCAGCCTAATTCCCTTATCTCTCTGTCCCAGACAGTACCCAAactctctgctgagctgagaAGCTTGCAGCAGGCTATGAGAGCTTGGGGTTGGCCctgtctttccctttcctttgtgGAAGCTTAGATTATGCTGCAGGACACCCAAGCCCTCTGTTCCCATTTCCTCTACCTTTGCCCTTTGCATACAAAGGGGCTTTGTCAGGGTTGTCTGGCTCATATTGTGCCTCTGTTTGCAAAATCAACGTAACTTGAGAGCAGTTAGTGCAGGAAGATCCAGGTTCCAGCCTCTCTCAGGTGCCCGGTGCCTGGCCCCCTCCACCAGGAGGGAGACCCTCACTGTGGCTTTGCCCCTGCATTCTGGGCTCTGGTGTAAAGGAGCTGTCTGTTGCCTTGTTGGGCTGCAGGAGATTCACCTGCATTAATCCTCTTGAAAGTGGTCTTAGGTGTGGAAGACAgactccttttaaaaataaagcttcctAAAGCACTGCTGAGGTGGTGGTGGGTGTTATGAGGGTACACACCCTCAGGAGGAGGGCAACCTTGTTTTGCCTCTGGTGAAAAGTGGCCAGGCTGATctctctggtgctgcccagcaTGGCTCACAGCTGGGCTCAGAGAGCATACCCAGATAGCTCATTCCCTCTGTGGTACTCAGCTGCTTACCACTATGAAGCCATGGGGGCAGGAGTCTGCACGGGCAGGCTGGAGCTATGTGCCACAGGGAAGGGCCATCCAGGCCATCCACACGTGGCTCTGGCTGGGCCCAACAGAGAGTTGAGGAAGGGAGGATTTTCTTCTCAAGAGCTGCAAATTGTCTACTTTTTAGGAAAACTACCAACAGAGAGCACCTGGCTGGCCCAGCAAAATCGTGCTGCCAGGCACAGTGTCAAAGCTGCCGTTGGAGAGATTATTGTCTGTGAAACCACTGTAAAGACGTGGCAGGGTCTCCCCCAGAGAAAGGCTTGGCTGCGGAAAGTCCCTGTGGTGGAAAAAGGTCTGGCAAAGAGGAAGAGGAACTGCTGCAATGGTTCCCTTGAGACTGGCTGGTTATTGATGAGACCTTCCTTGTGGGGGTCCTTGTGCTGTGGTCACGGGGCACTGTAAATTTCCCTCTCACTCCGGAAGCTGCCACACGTGAGCGGAGGGAGCGGGGCCTGAAAGGAGAGCTGGTGGCATCCACTGTGGGCATTCTGTGATGAGCTGTCCTTGCCTCCTCTCCAGGCAGCTGGTggccttgcctgactctggtCTCACCCACCTCCCAGGTCTGTTCGGGAGGAGGATGATGGATGGACCCCAGCACCTCTTAGAGCCATGGCTCCAGAGACTGGAACACTGTCCTGGAGGTGCAGTGAATGGGGAGCTGCTGAGAGCAAGCCCCACACCTTGGCAAAGGCTGTGCAGtcattttggggggaaatcTTCATTgccagggctgggtttgggtgCAGGTGgccacagtgacacagtgaacGAGGATGCAGGTCCCTGCCTTCCAGCACTGTCTCTGCAGAAacaggagagcaggaaagaaGCAATGCCCACAAAGCCAGCAAGCAGAAACTGAAGCTAGCAGCAGTCCTGTGTGAGCTGGCATCCCCGAGGCACAGCAAGGGAAGAGGAAGCAGGGAACATGACGCAGTAGGGACAGGCTGAGGCCTGGGGGCAGAAGCCTCCATGCATGAGCCCCAGACAAACAGGAAGTAGAATTCTGGAGGCTGAGGGTCCAGGGCAGAAAACTGAGCTGAATGCTTTCCAAGGGGTTGCTGGATATCTCACACCAAGAACCAGGAAGGGTGAGCATCCTTGGGGGAAGCAGGGGCCAAAGCAATCTGAAGGACAGATTCAGCTGATTGATAGGCAAATGCAGGGCTCTCTGTGAAGTCAGActctgctgggaggagacaGCAGGAGGTAAGGCCAGTGCAGCCTCAGATAAAGCCCAAAGGGAAAACTAGCAATTAGATCTGAAGGCAAGTGGAAAAAGCAGTAAGAGATGCACATAATGGAGGGGGAGCTGGCCGGCCTGGCCCTCTCACTCTGCTCCAGAGAAACTTGGACTTTGCAACAAAGGAGATGAGTCAAGCTGCTCACGTATATATCCCCTGTATCTGACACAGCTTTCGGGTTGGTCCCTGCGCTTGCACCAAGGAGTGGCACAAAGCAATACCTGAGCTCGCCCCAAGGCTCTAGACCATCACCCTTGATTTATCTCTTCATGCAACTTTTTCTGTGCAGAGCATGGGGTgtgcaggagtgggcagagaaaGTACCCATGGCACTGTATCTTGCAGAGAGAAAGAGGTGTGGGCTGCAGGCACCCCATAAACTCACTGGAAATCCACAGATGATAATACTAGAGTTGCCAGAGGGAAGTGCTCATGTGCTAGGGACAGCTAACACACTGTGGTGGCACTTCATGGACAGGAGGCTCTTTGTGTGGCTTGTCCCATGGAGGGACCTGGCACTCACCCAGTCAGAGGTGCAAAGGGCTGCCCAGTGAGGGGAACATCACCCAGTCTCAGTGACACTGAGCAGTAATCCTGTATCGACCTATAGGCTGGTTGTGGGCAGAGCACACTTGGGAGCACCAGAAAGAGCCCTCTGGTCCCAGGCACAGCCTCAGCTTGTGCCAGCAGTGGGGAACCCTCCAGCCCCTAGCCCTGCGTACTGCCATCACTGCTAGACCTGAGGAGCACAGTCACATCCCACagtgcacacaaacacaccgTTTATTGTTTGACACCAAAAATTACAGCCTTGGAAAGAGGCAGAttctctgcaaaaataaatagtCACATTTTTCAAGTGAGGGGGTCTGTCCCTTTCGTCCTCCATCTGCGGGTGATGGGAGCTAATGCCTTGTGGAAGGCCTGGGGATTTTGTAGGAGTTGAATGTTGGTGGCCTGCAAAACCAAGGTCATATATGTCACCTCCAGCCACAGAGAGCAGTAAGGGACAGCTCAGGATGCACTGGGATGGTCAAATATCATTCCACTCCTATCACCCAGTCCCACAGGAAACAGGGTACGGAGACAGCTTCCCCAAACCCACCAGCCTGGGAGACTGGGACCAGCAACACCTCCAGACTTAGGAGCGTGGGAATATGATAGGGGACGGCACAACTGTGTGCACTACAGAAGTCCCACCTTCACAGCCATCCCCTGGTACCAGCACACTCCTTGGTCTGCACTCACCCTggtccccagctccctccctctgtctcCTGACCCCCCTCTACTACAGGggctgccccccaccccacaaaGGGACTTGGCAGTGTAAGTAGCTTACATCTCAAAGTCTTCATTCctagaggggagaaaaaaaagaggagacaGTGTTAGTGGGGCAAGAAAATGCCTTGTGGGACAGGACAGCATCTGATGGTGGGACAAGGTCTCCCATGGGTCACAAAAAGAGACCACATGGGCTTCAGGCTGCTGTGATCCCCTCCATCCTGGCTGCCTGATCTGAACAGAGAGCATGGGCTCTTACAGCCCCCCAGAACATCTGTGCTCCTttcccaggcaggcagagcagggccccacactcagcagcacccagctcccTATGCCTCAACTTGAGCTCCCTGAGGTTCCTGGGCAGCTGAGCCCATGTCTCCAGCCAGCTCAGAGGGGtgacaggagctggggagcccccagcacagcagctgcaccaCAGGGCCACGATGTAGCCCTCAGGAGCTGGAAATCCAACTAGAAACTGCTCACTATCCTCAGGGGTCAGTGCCTAtgctcctgtgctggtggtggaGCTGCCAGGCAGAGTGTCCCAGAGGGCTGAGGGGCAGCCCCAGGACACTGGTGGCCACAGGCGTGTGACCAAGCACTGCACCCTCGTGGCAATGCCACAACCACGCAGCACACTGCATTCTGTCACAGCATCCAGCTCTCATGCCAGTGCTCCAGCACAAAAGTGGTGCAAAACAGGGCAAGTCAGGTGGTGGACTCGAggcaggctgtggctgcagccctgccaggcacCTTCCTCAAAAGGGAATGCACCTTTCTTTGCCCAAACGGGAGGttcagagcaggcagagaaaagCTCCAGAACATCCCCATCCTCAGAGGCTGAGGACCCCAAGTCACCTCTTAGGTTCTCCCCAGCCCACATTACTTTAGCATGAGCCCCACAGGCTACAACAGGACATGGAGGAACAGGTGGCAGGGGGACCCCAGACCCAGTGTCATCACATGGGGTGGGGCTGCTCCTCACCTGTACACATCAGCAATATCCATGCGGCGGTAAAACTTGGCAAGTCTGACAGCCAGGATGAtgctgggcagcaggaacaAGGTGCACCAGCCCAGGCTGAACCAGAAGGCATTCTGCATAGGGTGGAGGAAGAGCCATTAGGTCCAGAGAGCGACTGGGAGCAtctcttttcctcccagcaCTCCCCCAATGACCACCCACTCCTTCTCAGAGCCTGGCCTTTCCTCTTAGCCACAGCAGTTTGCTGGGCAGAAGCTGAGCACTGCTTCCTGTGCATCCCTCATCCTGTGCATCCCTGAtccttccctgcatccctcaTCCTGTGCATGAAGGGGACAAGAGGACCTCACTGCCACCCCACACGTGTGTCATTCTACATACCACTGCCCCACTCACCACAGAGTCCATGATATAGTCACAGCCAATGACCTCCACATTATCCAAGGATTGAGCTATGGGCTTGCAACGTGCCACATCTTCTGTCACCTagggacatggtggggacaGCATATGTCAGCATCCACCAAGCCCTGCAGCTCATTCTCCCCTCTCTCCACCTCACTGAGGAAGGCTCAGCTTACCCTGCTCTTGGCCCATGAAATGTAGGTCTCAAAGAAATCCAACAGTTGTTCTAGGAAGGCTAATGTCTCCTGGAGGGGCAAGCACACAGTGAAAATGTTGCCACTACCAGCCCCCTCCatgccccgtgtcccctccaTGTGAGGATCAGAAGTCTCAGACCACCTCAGCCCAGTAGCAACAGGGCTGAATGCTTCATCCCACCCCCTTCCCTTGCCAGGGATGCCATAAGGGAAAGGGGCACCCAGGGGTGCAGGAGACACTCAGGGAAGGCAAGCAGGATGAGCAGCCAGACAAGGTTTGGCTTCCCTCTATAGAGGGAGGTCTTGGTGAGGGGGTATGGTCCATGTGACGTGACAGCAGGGCAAGGCAAGCTCACGTTCTTGATGATGTTTGGTGTCTCCCTCTCCAGGAACTCCTGGGTTCTGCTGGCTTTGTCCAGCGCAGCTGTTGTCTGTCCCTGAGGTGAAAGGTGCTCTTAGCACTGTGATCTAAGTGGGGTCTCTGCACTtcaccagccctgcacagcagcactccCTGGGGCATAGCCTCTCAGAGCTGTGGTGTCCCAGCAGTCACACACTTGGTAGTGCTAAGTACCTCAGGTGGAGGGAGCCTGCGCCTGGCAGGGTCCATGGCCTCCCTCCCTCTACCCCATGAACAGCCCCTGCAGCACATGAAGAGTGCCACAGCAGCCTCGAGACTGCGGGTTAGCCCCACCACCTCCACTGCAGGACCTCGAAGTTGTTTTGCAGGGTGCCTGGGACTGGCATGCACTCCCCTTGTACAGCTTACCTCTAGTTGGGCAGCCCCACTCTGCACGGAGTGGATGTTCTCCTTCAGACTTTGCTGGGGACGGAGAGAAGGGGGATCAGACGTGCAGACCCCACAGCTCAGACAAGACCCTGCcagcaggctctgagctctAGGGAAGCCCAACCCAGCAACCCCAGGACATCCCCCAGCTCACCAGTGGCCCAGAGAAGCTCGCctgcatctccttttccagctccctcagtttgCGAGCGTTATCTTCCAGGTCCTTCTTCACGTCCGTGCCCTGGAAGAGCTGcagtcagcagtgcccagctctgtgcctcaCCACAGCCAGCTGATGGGCCAGGCTGGGGAAAAGAGCTGGGCAAGAGTAAAGGGCCTTCCCTCAACACTCAGGCAGGTACAGAGGAGCCCAGCAACcagtggctttggggacagggtGGCTACGGCCCTGGGGTGTCACGGTCTCTCACCACTTTTTCGGCCAGCTGCTCCAACTCTGCAGCCAGATCCAGGAGGCTTCCCTGGGTCATATTCTGATCCAACTGGAAAAGGCAGAGACAGAGCCATGAGAATGAGGAATGGGGTTCACAAGGGGAGCTATGCCCCTTCTTTGTGAGACAGAGTGGAACCAGGGCCTTCTGGGCAGAGGATGTGCCTTGTTACCCTAAGGGTAATAGACCTTCTCAACCCACATCCAACTCCCGCACCCCAATCCCAAGACCAGGCTACACCCAGCACACCTGCTCCAGGGTGAGGGTGAAGTTGGGGGGCTGTCCAGCCCGACTGGCATTCAGCAGCAGGTCTTTCTggctctgcttgagcagggagatGGGGCTTAGGCTGATGTTCATCTTCTCAAAAGCTGTGGAGATGTTTCCTGCATACTGCCAGAACAAAGGGGGCCACGATGGGACACGTGCTggcccctcactgtcccctcagcCCTTAGTCTGGATTCCTGCCCTCAAGACCCTGGCACTCCCATGCTCACCTGGCTGATATTCAAGAGCTTGTCCAGGGAAATGCTCTGGTCCAAGTGCAGAGTTTGCCACAGGGAAGCATCTtgctggcactgcctgcaggaTGGAAGCATGGTGTTTAAAACAGGGCAGGCGAGGGCCACCCCCTCCCAGGAGCATgtcctcacctgtgcaggtagGTTGCACCTTGCTCCTTCCCTGCAATCAGTGCCTACCCACAGCCTGGGAAGGTAGGGcatgctgccctgctcctggagaGCATCTGAGGGCATTGAGCAGCTCTACTCCCACCAAAGACACAGTGTCAGGGCTGGAACCCACCTGTATATCTCTGAGAAGTTTGTCATGTCACCCTTCaggcccagcagctctgagagaTTGAAGTTAGGGATCTTGCCAGGGTTGTCCAGGAGCTAAGAGCAAGGAAAGAGATGGAGAAACTAGACATAGTTCAGGGCAAGACACCTTGGAAGAGCATCCTAAATGGCtagtgctgcctctgctccaccAGCAGCCCTCATTTAGGAAGCAGTATCTCCAGGCAGTTTCCCCAGAACAAGTTTacctggaagagctgctggttGCGCCAGGACTCACAGAAGAGCATGTAAATGTTCCCCCCCAGCATGAAGATGATCATCACCAGCAGCATGAGCAGCCAGAAGAAGATGAAACTGAAGCCAACCCCTCTGCCAGGACAGAAATGCTATCAGCACCAGCAGCCCAGTGGCCCAGCACTGATGCTGGCATTGCCCCCCAGCTTGCAGAGCCCAGGGGCTGCACACCCCTCACCCCCACAGTTGTGGGAACACCACCCTTCCCACAAGCTTGTCTCTGTTCTGCCTTCAGACCCCAGAGCATGACCGGGGTCTACCCCAGAGCTTGGATTCCAGAATAGCTTCCCACAGCTTTGCAAGCCAGCActcccctgcagagctgcaggacccACACACACAGTGCCAGCCCTCGCTGTCATGGGGCAAATGGGCTCCACTCAAATGCCTCTCACCAGCACCACATTTGACCTTCAATTTACCACCTGCACGGGGAGTCACCACGGGGAAGGCCATTAAGCTGCAGTAAACTGATGATTTAGGAGCTCGAGCATTcccaggccagccctgcccacccaCCCCAGCGCTCCCACACACGTCCTTGGCAGCCAATTGAGCCTCACGCCATGAAGAAGTTCCCGCCAGCATTGGCGAGGCTGCTGCGCTCTGTGGGCAGCACACCTTCCTTCAGCCCCAGgggccccagcagcagcccaaaaACGTTGCAGAGGACCACCAGCAGCACCGTGCAGCACAGGAGGGCACACACGATCAACCTGGGGCAAGACAAAGGGTGGGAGTCAGGCAGCACAACCTGGGACCCTGAGCAGCACCCTGCAGCCCACTGGCTGCCTTCATGGGGAGGAAAAAGGTCCCAGACAccacagcagggaaggggcaTGTGTGTCTGCAAGGCACAGCTCTGACTACCCTGCACCCACAACCCCACCACCCAGCAAGCCCCCACCTCCAGCAATGGGAGGAGCAGGAACCTTAAACTCTCCAGACAACGGAGCCGGGGCCGCAGCCCCTCGCCCACCTGAGCCCATCCCAGGCGATGATCGGCTCCCTGTACTTCTCCAGCACCGATGTGGCATTGTTCACAAAGGCCCCAACTTTCTCCTCCGCATCCAGGAGCGGCAACCCTTCCTGCAAGCTTCTGATCTCCTGCCTGATGAGGCCCAGCTGGTCCTGGCTCTCTGTAAGGAATGGGGACATGCCGACATTGCGAGCTGCTGACCAGGTCCTGCAGGGCAGCGGGGGCTCAGAAAGGATAGGAAAGGGGCAGTCATGGCCAAGGATGACATTGGCATGatggcagctggggacagccagggctgcagggaaggcCTCCAGGAAAGAATGGCTtgagaagggaggagggaacCCTAGAAGAGGGAGAAGTCAGCACACAAAGCCCTGCTTACTTGCCACCACTTGCTGGGACTGCTCTTGCACCTTGTCAGGGGTCATGCCCAGCGTTCTGTTAACCTGTATCCAGAGAAGCACAGCATGGAACTCACATCCCTGCCTGCAatccagggctgagcagcacatCCCCTTGTCCCCAGATCCTAGTAACACATGACAGCTAGGCTCTCCACAGCACCCAGTCCACACTACCAGTgtgcagggatggctgggacAATGAGCAGACCTCTggccagcccttccctccaTGTCACACACTGAGCTCCTGACAGAGCTCTTCCCAACCCACACCCTGTCAGCACAGCCCTCACAGTTGCAGGAGCACCCAGCTTTGTGCCTGGGTGAAGGGAACACCCCTTACCTCCTCTAAATCAGTCTCTATGTTTGACTCAGAGACCTCATGCAgtgcctccagctgctgctccacaccTGGGATCTGCAGGGAAGAGCCTGGGGTGAGGGAGCTgtgggggctggggcagggtgtGCTGGGGCCTCTCACCCACACCTTGCCCCTCCTCACCGTGCTGAAGTTGGCGGTGAAGGTGAGCCCGTCCAGGGACACTCGGCCGCAGGGGAGGCCACATTTCTGCAGGGTGTGGTTGAGCTCGCCCTGCAGGCTGACCAGCCGCTGGCTGTAgttgctctgcagctcctcgaGGTCTGAGCGGCTGATGGCAATGTTGGCAAAGGTGTCGTTCAGCgtctccatccctggggagATAGCGGGGAGCTCAGGGCCTCATCCTGCCACTGTGGCAGGGACTCGTTCTCATCCAGCTGAACCTTGCAAACCCACAAAGAAATACAACCTAGGGGTACCCCCAAAGTCATGGCACTTGCCCCAGGGTGTGGTTGGGAGGCCAAAAGGATCCACCTCCATGGAAGCCTCACCCAAACATGCACCCACCCCATCTT
This region of Vidua macroura isolate BioBank_ID:100142 chromosome 8, ASM2450914v1, whole genome shotgun sequence genomic DNA includes:
- the LOC128810464 gene encoding prominin-1-A-like isoform X1, which produces MELGNISKPTYGPGPEAPGSSTPGVVTMAHGFLRLVQPNPLPIGLINFGQSESEFRQEDIRELLLYELGFLVCAAIGVLLIILVPLVGCCFCCCRCCGNCGGRMYQKQGRRMGCRRRALWASVLLVSAFLLAGGVCALISNTRFSQAVKGTFPNVNNTLDNIHTYLASIPQQVDFIINKSDVPLDYANHSLQDIGHELGSMIASHIRSSTEGALGSLRSLLQGMETLNDTFANIAISRSDLEELQSNYSQRLVSLQGELNHTLQKCGLPCGRVSLDGLTFTANFSTIPGVEQQLEALHEVSESNIETDLEEVNRTLGMTPDKVQEQSQQVVAKSQDQLGLIRQEIRSLQEGLPLLDAEEKVGAFVNNATSVLEKYREPIIAWDGLRLIVCALLCCTVLLVVLCNVFGLLLGPLGLKEGVLPTERSSLANAGGNFFMAGVGFSFIFFWLLMLLVMIIFMLGGNIYMLFCESWRNQQLFQLLDNPGKIPNFNLSELLGLKGDMTNFSEIYRQCQQDASLWQTLHLDQSISLDKLLNISQYAGNISTAFEKMNISLSPISLLKQSQKDLLLNASRAGQPPNFTLTLEQLDQNMTQGSLLDLAAELEQLAEKVGTDVKKDLEDNARKLRELEKEMQASFSGPLQSLKENIHSVQSGAAQLEGQTTAALDKASRTQEFLERETPNIIKNETLAFLEQLLDFFETYISWAKSRVTEDVARCKPIAQSLDNVEVIGCDYIMDSVNAFWFSLGWCTLFLLPSIILAVRLAKFYRRMDIADVYRNEDFEMPPTFNSYKIPRPSTRH
- the LOC128810464 gene encoding prominin-1-A-like isoform X2 yields the protein MELGNISKPTYGPGPEAPGSSTPGVVTMAHGFLRLVQPNPLPIGLINFGQSESEFRQEDIRELLLYELGFLVCAAIGVLLIILVPLVGCCFCCCRCCGNCGGRMYQKQGRRMGCRRRALWASVLLVSAFLLAGGVCALISNTRFSQAVKGTFPNVNNTLDNIHTYLASIPQQVDFIINKSDVPLDYANHSLQDIGHELGSMIASHIRSSTEGALGSLRSLLQGMETLNDTFANIAISRSDLEELQSNYSQRLVSLQGELNHTLQKCGLPCGRVSLDGLTFTANFSTIPGVEQQLEALHEVSESNIETDLEEVNRTLGMTPDKVQEQSQQVVAKSQDQLGLIRQEIRSLQEGLPLLDAEEKVGAFVNNATSVLEKYREPIIAWDGLRLIVCALLCCTVLLVVLCNVFGLLLGPLGLKEGVLPTERSSLANAGGNFFMAGVGFSFIFFWLLMLLVMIIFMLGGNIYMLFCESWRNQQLFQLLDNPGKIPNFNLSELLGLKGDMTNFSEIYRQCQQDASLWQTLHLDQSISLDKLLNISQYAGNISTAFEKMNISLSPISLLKQSQKDLLLNASRAGQPPNFTLTLEQLDQNMTQGSLLDLAAELEQLAEKGTDVKKDLEDNARKLRELEKEMQASFSGPLQSLKENIHSVQSGAAQLEGQTTAALDKASRTQEFLERETPNIIKNETLAFLEQLLDFFETYISWAKSRVTEDVARCKPIAQSLDNVEVIGCDYIMDSVNAFWFSLGWCTLFLLPSIILAVRLAKFYRRMDIADVYRNEDFEMPPTFNSYKIPRPSTRH
- the LOC128810464 gene encoding prominin-1-A-like isoform X3, with the protein product MELGNISKPTYGPGPEAPGSSTPGVVTMAHGFLRLVQPNPLPIGLINFGQSESEFRQEDIRELLLYELGFLVCAAIGVLLIILVPLVGCCFCCCRCCGNCGGRMYQKQGRRMGCRRRALWASVLLVSAFLLAGGVCALISNTRFSQAVKGTFPNVNNTLDNIHTYLASIPQQVDFIINKSDVPLDYANHSLQDIGHELGSMIASHIRSSTEGALGSLRSLLQGMETLNDTFANIAISRSDLEELQSNYSQRLVSLQGELNHTLQKCGLPCGRVSLDGLTFTANFSTIPGVEQQLEALHEVSESNIETDLEEVNRTLGMTPDKVQEQSQQVVAKSQDQLGLIRQEIRSLQEGLPLLDAEEKVGAFVNNATSVLEKYREPIIAWDGLRLIVCALLCCTVLLVVLCNVFGLLLGPLGLKEGVLPTERSSLANAGGNFFMAGVGFSFIFFWLLMLLVMIIFMLGGNIYMLFCESWRNQQLFQLLDNPGKIPNFNLSELLGLKGDMTNFSEIYRQCQQDASLWQTLHLDQSISLDKLLNISQLDQNMTQGSLLDLAAELEQLAEKVGTDVKKDLEDNARKLRELEKEMQASFSGPLQSLKENIHSVQSGAAQLEGQTTAALDKASRTQEFLERETPNIIKNETLAFLEQLLDFFETYISWAKSRVTEDVARCKPIAQSLDNVEVIGCDYIMDSVNAFWFSLGWCTLFLLPSIILAVRLAKFYRRMDIADVYRNEDFEMPPTFNSYKIPRPSTRH